Below is a window of Thiohalorhabdus sp. Cl-TMA DNA.
GCAACTTGGTTTGATGCGCGGACATTGCCCCTACATCCCCATGCCGCGGGGCTTTCTATACCTGGTGGCCGTGCTCGACTGGTACAGCCGCTACGTGCTGGCTTGGCGGCTCTCCAACACGATGGACGCGCTCTTCTGCCTCGAGGCCCTGGAGATGGCACTGGGCCGGGGCGAACCGGTGATCTTCAACACCGACCAGGGCGCCCAGTTCACCAGTCAGGAGTGGCTGGCCCCGCTACAGAAACGGGATATCCTCATCAGCATGGACGGGCGCGGCCAGGCCCTGGACAACGTCTTCGTCGAGCGCCTATGGCGCACCGTGAAGTACGAGGATATCTACCTCCGGGACTACCAGACCGTGCCTGACCTGGAGATCGGACTGGACGACTATTTCCAGTTCTACAACGAGGAGCGCCCGCACAGCGCCCTTGATCATCAAACCCCGGCCGAGGTCCACTGGGCCACCCAACCGGAAACCGAAGCCTGAGGAGGCCCCAAGGACCATTTACTTCTTAAGCCCCGGTGACTGTCCAACGGAATGGGTCCACCCCAGCTATCGCGACGAATAAACCTTAATCACCTTTTTCTAGGGGGTTTATCTCCACCAAGGAAAAATCCTTCCAGTGTGTGGCAACATAGGAAACTTCCAAGAATTTCCGGAGAAACTTAATTTCACAAAATT
It encodes the following:
- a CDS encoding IS3 family transposase translates to MRGHCPYIPMPRGFLYLVAVLDWYSRYVLAWRLSNTMDALFCLEALEMALGRGEPVIFNTDQGAQFTSQEWLAPLQKRDILISMDGRGQALDNVFVERLWRTVKYEDIYLRDYQTVPDLEIGLDDYFQFYNEERPHSALDHQTPAEVHWATQPETEA